The DNA window GGTATCGCTACGGGCTCTGCCTCTTGGCATGTCTTCTGGTGATGCTCACCGTTTTAGCCATTGATACCCGTTTGGCTTGGCTGGCCTGGAGTGACCCCTTTTCACTGTCGTATTGGTGGAGTCTTCCCTTTTCGACAGGTTGGCCGCTGCTCAGCTTGTCCATTCTGGTGCTGACGTTGATCATGTTCGGCTTGACCCGCAGCCGTCGTCTAGGTCTTGCCCAGGTTTATGGAAGTGTGTGTATCTGTTTGATCGTTGCGCGGAGTTGGGGACTTTGGAGTCTTGCTCTTTCAATTCCTGACCTCGGCCGCGTGGAACCGATGCTGGGGTCTGATGTGAGCTTTGGTTTAGGTCGTTTTTCTGCGATCGCGCTGGGGCTTGAATTAGTACTTTTGCAGCTTTTACTCACCCTTAGTACTGCTTTATGGAGTCAATTAACACGTTCAACATGTCTCAGTGATTGGGCGTTCTCAGGATTAACGAAGCGTCAACGACATGGTTTGAGGCCTGGTTGTGCACTTTTGTTGGTGACTTGTTCTGGCTTGATGTGGCTTTCAAGGCACCAGTTGCTTTGGACTCAGGATGGAATCGTTGCAGGTGCAGGTTGGCTCGATGTTCATCTGCTGCTTCCTTTGCGATCGGCGGGAGCTGTTGCGCTGCTTGTGTTGGCGATTGTTGTTTTGCCGTCACCCTTTTCCAGTTTTCGTCGTCGTCAGCTTCGGCTGATTTTGTCCTGTATCGCGGTGGCCTCCTTTGGCTTGGAAATGGTGTTGTTTCCGCTGATGCACTGGCTTGTCGTGCGCCCGCGGGAATTACAGCTGGAGACCCCCTATATCAGTCGTGCGATTGAGGCCACACGACAGGCCTATCAATTGGACCGTATTACCACCCAACAGTTTGATCCTTCTCCTCGCTTGAGCCCTAAGGATCGCGAGCAAGGTGCCAGTACTTTGCGCAATATTCGTTTGTGGGATAGCCAACCTCTACTCGCAACAAACCGACAGCTGCAGCAGCTCAGGGTTTATTACCGCTTTACGAATGCAGCCGTTGATCGCTATCAATTGCGTCCTGATTTACTTGAACGCCAGCAAGTGATGCTCGCTGCGCGTGAACTCGACCAGGCAGCTCTCCCCAAGCGGTCACGCACTTGGCAGAATCGTCACTTCGTGTTTACGCATGGCTATGGATTCACATTGAGTCCAGTGAACTCCAGAGGAGCCGATGGGCTCCCTGATTATTTCATCAGTGACATCGGTCGTTCAGCGAGTATTAGTGGTAATAAATTCCTTGATATTAGTCGCGAAGATGTCAAGAATAATGTGCCAATTGGTCGGGCTGCGCTCTATTTCGGAATGCTTCCATCTCCCTATGCCGTTGCTCCAACGCAAATCGAAGAGTTCAATCATCCAGAAGGCGATGAAAACACATATAACCATTATTCAGGTAGAGCTGGTGTGCCACTGGCGTCTTTAGGGCAGCGGATTGCGGCATCGATTTACATCCGTGACCCAAGGTTGCTGAATACGGGCGTCTTGCAATCGGATTCACGTTTGTTGTTGCGACGTGACGTTAAAAAGCGTGTGAAGGCTTTAGCACCTTTTTTGCAGTTGAAAGGTGATCCCTATTTAGTTTCCGTTCCCATGGAGTCTGGTCTTGATCAGTATCAGGAAGATCAACATCAGTATTGGATTGTTGATGGATACACCAGCTCTAACACCTATCCCTATGCCTCAATCCTTCCTGACGGACAAGAGATGCGCTATGTACGCAACTCAGTAAAAGCCATTGTTGATGCCTACAACGGAACAGTGCATCTCTATGTGAGTGAACCAGACGATCCAATGATTCGTGGTTGGCAGAAGGTGTTTCCCGAATTGTTCCAGCCCTTGGCTGCTATGCCACCGTCTTTGCGTCAGCATCTGATGGTTCCTAGTGCCTTGTTTGAATTACAGGTTCAACAATTGCTCCGATACCATGTAACGAATCCACGTATTTTTTACAGTGGAGATGATGTTTGGCAGGTTCCAAAAGAGCTGTATGGAAAAACACAGATTCCTGTGGCTCCTTATCACATTACGGCGCAAGTGAAGCCGAGTGTTGATTCCGAATTTTTACTTTTACAACCCCTTACGCCACTTGCCCGTCCCAATCTCTCCGGTTGGTTGGCGGCAAGAAGCGATGCTGAGCATTACGGAGAGCTGATCCTGTTGCGCTTTCCTAGTGATGTTCCGATTTTTGGTCCTGAGCAGATCCAGGCTCTGATCAATCAGAATCCCATCATCAGCCAGCAGTTTGGCCTATGGGACCGTGCGGGCTCTCAAGTTGTTCAAGGCAATCTTTTGGTCGTGCCACTCGGAAATGCCCTTCTCTATGTTGAGCCGATTTATCTCAGAGCCCGTCGTGGTGGGTTGCCAACCTTAGTGCGTGTGGTTGTTAGTGATGGCAGTCGCGTGGCAATGGCCAAGGATTTACGCGGGGGCCTTGATGCCCTATTGCAGGGAACTGGTTCGAAAGATGTTGTCGTGCAGGATCTTGATAAGGCATTGTGAAGCCAACCTTCACGATCAAATCATCCTTTCTGGCGACGATATTCTTTTAATGCTTTGCCTGGTTTAAATAGAATAAATAGGCCCCATAGCAGCAATGGCACTGCTACGAGAAAGGTATAGGCTCCAACCTGTGGTGATCCATCAAGTGGCTGTGGAATTTGACTGAGAATCCAGACTGGTACTAACCACCAAGGACTGATTCCTATGTCGTTGAGTCTTCGAATATCAACTGGAACCATGATCAACAATGCTGAAATTGTGGTTAGGGAGAGGTTGTTATCCCAGGTTTCCGGAGTAATTTCCAATCCTACTAACATGCACAGGCCAATATTGACAGCAAGGATGAGTGAGAGGATGAGCAGTCGCTTAATGACCTCGCCTAAATAGTCAAGCCTTCCAAGCTCTCCTTTCCAGCTGAAGAATTGAAGTAGACCTTTCATCAGTGCCCTTGATCGATCCTTTCAGACTGGCTGAAAAAGCACTGATTGGCAACGAGCATTTCTGGATCACAGGGATGGCTAATCACCGCTGATGACCTTCTGTGAGTCATGCGTTCATTAACTTCAAACACACGGTGGCTGCTACCACGAGACAGCTAGCAACAACAATGAATCCCATTGGATTGAGTCGAAGATAGTTTCATCATTTGTCTTTCAGGCACCCCATGCCTGTCTCCGATGAGACTAAATCGCAAATTCAACGTATGCCCGTTCTCAAGCCTCTGCGGTCTTTTCAAGTGGCTTCTCTAGGGAGTTGCTGCTTACGCTCAAAACGACTCAATCGGAGTTTGATGAAATGGCGCACCATTAAAAAACGGGACAGATCGTTGACCTGTCCCGTGTGTCATCATGCGGCCCTTTGGCCTTGAGTCCCTAACCGATCGCAGCAAAAAACTCTTTGCTGCCCTTGGGATCAGGCTTCATGGTCTTCTCGCCTGGTGTCCAGTTAGCTGGGCAGACTTCATCTGGATTGGACTGCACATACTGGAATGCCTGCAAGACACGCAGGGTTTCATCGACATTCCGGCCAACGGGGAGGTTGTTGATCGTGGCGTGCATGATCACACCCTCAGGGTCGATGATGAACAGGCCACGCAGGGCCACGCCTTCAGCGTCATCGAGAACGTTGTAAGCAGTGGAAATTTCCTTCTTCAGGTCTGAAACGAGCGGATAGTTGATATCGCCGATGCCGCCCTGATTGCGTGCCGTTTGGATCCAAGCCAGGTGACTGAATTGGCTGTCAACGGAGATGCCCAGCACTTCGGTGTTTTTGCTGGAGAAATCTGAGTAGCGATCGCTAAACGCCGTGATTTCTGTTGGGCAAACGAAGGTGAAGTCCAGTGGGTAGAAAAAGAGCACCACGTACTTGCCGCGGTACTGAGACAGGCTGATTTCTTTGAACTCCTGATCAACTACAGCGGTAGCGGTGAAATCAGGGGCCTGTTGGCCCACGCGCAGGCAACCGTTGTCGGTCATGATGAAAGGTCGATGGGGATGTGACGGAAGCAGCAGACCAGACTCAATCCAAAGTCGGTCCGACTTCTAGTTACATCCCTTAATTTATCACGCCCTCGTCTCGGTTGCCGTGCGATGAATCGTGAATAAGCTTCCCTGCTGATGATGGGGTTCTAAAATCATTCGATGATTGATCAACCCATGTCTTGGGATCAGGCCTTATTGCGGAAATTCAGCAGTACAGGGCATTTCCGACTTTTAAATCAAGTGCGTAGTGAGCTTAAAAGCCAGCCACTCAACCGTGACTCCCAGACCAGAAAGCTCACACTTCAGGCAAGGCCCCACCATGGACAATCGGTGAGGCAACAGCGGCGTCCAAATCCAGTTCCTGAGGATCAACCGATCTTGATCATGGAAGAAACCACGAAAGACAGCCCAACATCATTCAGAGAACGACTTAATGCAATTGAAATGCGCTGAGATTTGGTCGCGTTAGCGATTTAATCAAAGCAAAAAATGGCTCGGGGGAGACTTGAACTCCCGACCTTGGGGTTATGAATCCCACGCTCTAACCAGCTGAGCTACCGAGCCGTT is part of the Synechococcus sp. WH 8016 genome and encodes:
- a CDS encoding DUF805 domain-containing protein gives rise to the protein MKGLLQFFSWKGELGRLDYLGEVIKRLLILSLILAVNIGLCMLVGLEITPETWDNNLSLTTISALLIMVPVDIRRLNDIGISPWWLVPVWILSQIPQPLDGSPQVGAYTFLVAVPLLLWGLFILFKPGKALKEYRRQKG
- a CDS encoding UPF0182 family protein, yielding MIGRFGILLIPLIVIFSRLQVEWYWFDQFELGSVYGKRLFLQLAGAFIAFVFVGSCAFWRQSWLRPPQAEKDERRPVLTGYRYGLCLLACLLVMLTVLAIDTRLAWLAWSDPFSLSYWWSLPFSTGWPLLSLSILVLTLIMFGLTRSRRLGLAQVYGSVCICLIVARSWGLWSLALSIPDLGRVEPMLGSDVSFGLGRFSAIALGLELVLLQLLLTLSTALWSQLTRSTCLSDWAFSGLTKRQRHGLRPGCALLLVTCSGLMWLSRHQLLWTQDGIVAGAGWLDVHLLLPLRSAGAVALLVLAIVVLPSPFSSFRRRQLRLILSCIAVASFGLEMVLFPLMHWLVVRPRELQLETPYISRAIEATRQAYQLDRITTQQFDPSPRLSPKDREQGASTLRNIRLWDSQPLLATNRQLQQLRVYYRFTNAAVDRYQLRPDLLERQQVMLAARELDQAALPKRSRTWQNRHFVFTHGYGFTLSPVNSRGADGLPDYFISDIGRSASISGNKFLDISREDVKNNVPIGRAALYFGMLPSPYAVAPTQIEEFNHPEGDENTYNHYSGRAGVPLASLGQRIAASIYIRDPRLLNTGVLQSDSRLLLRRDVKKRVKALAPFLQLKGDPYLVSVPMESGLDQYQEDQHQYWIVDGYTSSNTYPYASILPDGQEMRYVRNSVKAIVDAYNGTVHLYVSEPDDPMIRGWQKVFPELFQPLAAMPPSLRQHLMVPSALFELQVQQLLRYHVTNPRIFYSGDDVWQVPKELYGKTQIPVAPYHITAQVKPSVDSEFLLLQPLTPLARPNLSGWLAARSDAEHYGELILLRFPSDVPIFGPEQIQALINQNPIISQQFGLWDRAGSQVVQGNLLVVPLGNALLYVEPIYLRARRGGLPTLVRVVVSDGSRVAMAKDLRGGLDALLQGTGSKDVVVQDLDKAL
- a CDS encoding peroxiredoxin, with translation MTDNGCLRVGQQAPDFTATAVVDQEFKEISLSQYRGKYVVLFFYPLDFTFVCPTEITAFSDRYSDFSSKNTEVLGISVDSQFSHLAWIQTARNQGGIGDINYPLVSDLKKEISTAYNVLDDAEGVALRGLFIIDPEGVIMHATINNLPVGRNVDETLRVLQAFQYVQSNPDEVCPANWTPGEKTMKPDPKGSKEFFAAIG